A genomic segment from Tuwongella immobilis encodes:
- a CDS encoding sialidase family protein, protein MRIRIGLIGILTLLMTRPISAESLRQVTVFAAKQDGYAAFRIPSVVVTPKGTILAFAEGRKSGLGDAGNIDLVLKRSQDGKNFAPLTVVWDDGDNTCGNPCPIIDPKTGMIHLLLTHNRGSDSEKAIVNGTSKGTRTVWILTSADEGATWSKPREITSQVKSPDWTWYATGPGAGIVLASGRWVVPCDHIVAGKKTMHSHVIVSDDAGVTWKRSTPVGPKCNECEVVALSDQSLLLNMRNYERSHPCRAVSRSTDGGLTWGPIRFDETLTEPICQASIRRISGAANRQPDWIVFSNPASKTKREQMTIRASVDEAETWKHSRVLYPGPAAYSCLVSLPDGTIGCLYEAGLKSPYERIDFAQFDRAWLIAGDRGESAPEVKPLPKANP, encoded by the coding sequence ATGCGCATTCGCATCGGGCTGATCGGAATTCTGACACTGCTGATGACCCGCCCCATCTCGGCGGAGTCGCTCCGCCAAGTGACCGTCTTTGCCGCCAAGCAGGATGGCTATGCCGCGTTTCGCATCCCGTCGGTGGTGGTCACCCCCAAGGGCACGATCCTCGCCTTTGCAGAGGGGCGCAAGTCCGGCTTGGGCGACGCCGGGAATATCGATTTGGTGTTGAAGCGCAGTCAAGACGGCAAAAACTTCGCCCCTCTGACGGTGGTCTGGGACGATGGCGACAACACTTGCGGCAATCCCTGTCCCATCATCGATCCGAAGACGGGGATGATTCACCTGCTGCTGACGCACAACCGGGGCAGCGACAGCGAAAAGGCGATTGTCAACGGCACCTCGAAGGGGACTCGGACGGTGTGGATTCTGACGAGTGCGGATGAGGGAGCAACGTGGAGCAAACCGCGTGAAATCACCTCGCAAGTGAAATCGCCCGATTGGACGTGGTACGCGACGGGGCCGGGGGCGGGAATTGTGCTGGCAAGTGGTCGCTGGGTGGTGCCGTGCGATCACATTGTTGCCGGGAAGAAAACGATGCATTCGCATGTGATTGTCAGCGACGATGCGGGCGTGACGTGGAAGCGCAGCACGCCGGTGGGGCCGAAATGCAATGAGTGCGAAGTGGTGGCATTGTCGGATCAATCGTTGCTGTTGAACATGCGCAATTACGAGCGGTCGCACCCGTGTCGGGCGGTGAGTCGCAGTACGGATGGCGGGTTGACTTGGGGACCAATTCGATTCGATGAAACCCTCACCGAGCCAATCTGTCAGGCGAGTATCCGTCGCATCTCCGGGGCGGCGAATCGGCAACCGGATTGGATCGTATTCAGCAATCCGGCGTCGAAGACGAAGCGCGAACAAATGACGATTCGAGCCAGCGTGGATGAAGCCGAAACTTGGAAGCATTCTCGAGTGCTTTATCCCGGCCCGGCGGCGTATTCCTGTCTCGTGAGTTTGCCGGATGGCACCATCGGCTGCCTGTACGAGGCCGGGCTGAAATCGCCGTATGAACGAATCGATTTTGCTCAATTCGATCGCGCTTGGTTGATCGCGGGCGATCGGGGAGAATCAGCCCCCGAGGTGAAGCCATTGCCGAAAGCGAACCCCTGA
- a CDS encoding ethanolamine ammonia-lyase subunit EutB encodes MTYQTQLRGECFSFSTLADVFAKANEVKSGDELAGIAARSDRERIAAKWVLADLPLAHIVDNPLIPPEIDAVSRLILDQHDSATFREFRHWPVGQFREWLLDDRTTGAQIRAISQAITPEIAAAVAKLMSNKDLIVAASKIRVITRCRNTLGQAGVLGVRVQPNHPADDPSGILFAAVEGLLYGCGDAVIGVNPATESVDTVAAILHTLDRLITTSGAPTQACCLAHITTQLAAMERGAPVDLLFQSVAGTEAANSSFGISLDLLREGQQRVLEHHAARPVSWVGMQAMYFETGQGSALSAEAHHGVDQLTLEARAYGVARAFDPFLVNTVVGFIGPEYLANERQILRAGLEDHFMGKLLGLPMGCDVCYTNHVDADQNSADLLLTLLTAAGCNYFMGVPCADDVMLNYQSTSYHDVASMRRLFGLAPAPEFAHWLESMGIFRNGQLASRDRESTHPLHQSIRGMLESVTTD; translated from the coding sequence ATGACCTACCAAACGCAACTGCGTGGCGAATGCTTTTCGTTTTCCACGCTCGCAGACGTGTTTGCCAAAGCGAACGAAGTCAAATCCGGGGACGAGCTTGCCGGCATCGCCGCGCGATCCGATCGCGAACGGATCGCCGCCAAATGGGTGTTGGCCGATCTGCCCCTCGCTCACATTGTCGACAATCCGCTGATCCCACCCGAAATCGACGCCGTTTCCCGACTCATCCTGGATCAACACGATTCCGCAACATTCCGCGAATTCCGGCACTGGCCCGTCGGCCAATTCCGCGAATGGCTGCTGGATGACCGCACCACCGGCGCGCAAATCCGCGCAATTTCCCAGGCGATTACGCCGGAAATCGCCGCCGCCGTCGCCAAGCTGATGAGCAACAAGGATCTGATTGTCGCCGCCAGCAAGATTCGCGTGATCACACGCTGTCGCAACACACTCGGCCAAGCGGGAGTCCTCGGCGTTCGCGTGCAGCCGAATCACCCGGCAGATGATCCATCCGGCATTCTGTTCGCGGCGGTTGAAGGGCTGCTCTACGGTTGTGGCGACGCGGTGATTGGCGTCAATCCCGCGACCGAATCCGTCGATACCGTCGCAGCGATTCTGCACACGCTGGATCGACTCATCACAACCAGCGGTGCCCCGACGCAAGCGTGTTGTCTGGCCCACATTACGACACAACTCGCCGCCATGGAACGCGGCGCTCCTGTGGATCTGCTCTTTCAGTCGGTCGCAGGCACGGAAGCGGCTAATTCATCGTTCGGAATCTCGCTCGATCTCCTTCGTGAAGGTCAGCAGCGCGTGTTGGAGCATCATGCCGCACGCCCCGTTTCGTGGGTCGGAATGCAGGCGATGTACTTTGAGACCGGCCAAGGTTCGGCCCTCTCCGCCGAGGCGCATCACGGCGTCGATCAACTCACGCTCGAAGCCCGCGCCTATGGTGTCGCCCGCGCCTTCGATCCGTTCTTGGTCAATACCGTGGTCGGATTCATCGGCCCGGAATATCTCGCCAACGAACGTCAGATTCTGCGTGCCGGATTGGAAGATCACTTCATGGGCAAGTTGCTTGGGCTGCCTATGGGGTGTGATGTCTGTTACACCAATCATGTGGATGCGGATCAGAATTCCGCCGATTTATTGCTCACGCTGCTGACTGCGGCGGGCTGCAACTACTTTATGGGTGTGCCATGCGCAGATGATGTCATGCTCAATTATCAATCGACGAGTTATCACGATGTCGCCAGCATGCGCCGACTCTTTGGATTGGCACCCGCCCCGGAGTTTGCACACTGGCTGGAATCGATGGGGATTTTCCGAAACGGCCAACTCGCCTCACGCGATCGGGAATCGACGCACCCCTTGCATCAATCGATTCGCGGGATGCTCGAATCGGTGACGACCGATTAA
- the eutC gene encoding ethanolamine ammonia-lyase subunit EutC — MSNPPESAANQPEPAASVHSASPMVPNPAHSEGDAALQALQQTVAAVTPARLLVGRVGESYRTQTLLQLRADHAAATDAVHAPLALSESWLREYKFLVVQSRAEDRRRYLLRPDLGRQLSAESQSILRESGHLECDVQLIAGDGLSATAVQNQLPTLFPMVWNQLRDQGLRLGRPILVQHCRVGILNAIGEILRPKVAVLFIGERPGLATAESLSAYLAYSPQPGHTDANRNLISNIHDRGVPVADAAPRILALIRAMLAQRISGPAIKESLPGILPPYSESPE; from the coding sequence ATGTCGAATCCTCCCGAATCCGCCGCAAACCAGCCCGAGCCAGCGGCGTCTGTGCATTCCGCGTCGCCCATGGTGCCGAATCCTGCACATTCCGAAGGCGATGCTGCGCTGCAAGCGCTCCAGCAAACCGTGGCGGCAGTCACCCCCGCGCGGCTGCTCGTGGGTCGAGTCGGCGAATCGTATCGGACGCAGACGCTGTTGCAGTTGCGGGCCGATCACGCGGCGGCGACCGATGCCGTGCATGCGCCGCTGGCACTGTCGGAGTCATGGCTGCGCGAGTACAAGTTTCTCGTCGTGCAATCGCGGGCTGAAGATCGTCGCCGCTATCTGCTGCGCCCCGATCTCGGACGACAACTCTCGGCAGAAAGTCAATCCATCCTCCGCGAATCTGGCCACCTCGAATGCGATGTGCAACTCATCGCCGGGGATGGACTCTCCGCCACCGCCGTGCAAAACCAGTTGCCGACACTCTTTCCGATGGTGTGGAACCAACTGCGTGACCAAGGTTTGCGATTGGGACGACCGATTCTCGTGCAGCATTGTCGAGTCGGGATTCTCAACGCCATCGGCGAGATTCTCCGCCCGAAAGTCGCTGTGCTGTTCATTGGCGAACGCCCCGGCTTGGCCACCGCGGAAAGTCTGTCCGCATATTTGGCCTATTCCCCGCAGCCCGGCCATACCGATGCGAACCGCAATCTGATCTCGAATATCCACGATCGCGGTGTTCCCGTTGCCGATGCGGCTCCCCGGATTCTCGCTCTGATTCGCGCGATGTTGGCACAACGAATCAGCGGCCCTGCCATCAAAGAATCGCTGCCAGGTATCCTCCCTCCTTATTCGGAATCACCGGAATGA
- a CDS encoding amino acid permease, translating to MTAPQSDSPTDEQLLEKLGYRQELARRMSAFSNFAISFSIICILAGGITSFHLGLASVGGASVGIGWPLVTLFALVVAATMGQVASAFPTAGGLYHWASILGGRGWGWATAWFNLGGLVMVAAAINSGTYHFAFDSLGLPKSFTTQVLFLTGITAIQAILNHRGIRVTTILTDFSGYWILVISMLLTVSLFAWAPGWDWNRLVTFTNLSGLPSGEELSPVVPANESLLWLFAFSLMLPAYTLTGYDASAHVSEETRNAERSVPRGIVQSVLISGIAGWIMLIAIMLAIPDLRDAANQGSGAVVWTLRNVLPQPLALGLLLAIILAQYLCGLATITSASRMTYAFARDGGLPASRWLATVSPIRKTPGPAIWTVAIAIIAFTLYTPVYDTIALVCTIFLYVSYVLPTALGFLAHGKRWNHFGPWNLGRWYRPLAGIAVLGCGGLIVLGMQPPNEKAGTTLAIAIGLLVLGWFGYARRHFPGPPVSLLKAEHESANPENRQL from the coding sequence ATGACCGCACCACAGTCCGATTCACCCACCGATGAGCAACTCCTGGAGAAATTGGGATACCGCCAAGAACTGGCGCGGCGCATGTCCGCATTCTCGAACTTCGCAATTTCCTTCTCGATCATCTGCATTTTGGCGGGCGGAATCACGTCGTTCCATCTCGGATTGGCCAGCGTCGGCGGCGCATCGGTCGGCATCGGGTGGCCATTGGTAACGCTCTTCGCGCTGGTCGTCGCCGCAACCATGGGCCAAGTCGCCTCGGCATTCCCAACCGCCGGCGGACTCTACCACTGGGCATCGATTCTGGGCGGACGTGGCTGGGGCTGGGCGACGGCGTGGTTCAATCTCGGTGGGCTGGTGATGGTTGCCGCCGCGATCAATTCCGGCACGTATCATTTCGCCTTCGATTCGCTGGGACTGCCGAAATCATTCACAACGCAAGTCTTGTTCCTCACGGGAATTACCGCGATTCAGGCAATCCTGAATCATCGTGGCATCCGAGTGACCACCATCCTCACCGATTTCAGCGGCTACTGGATTCTGGTCATCTCGATGCTGCTCACGGTCAGTCTGTTCGCCTGGGCACCCGGCTGGGATTGGAACCGCTTGGTCACGTTCACCAATCTCAGCGGCCTGCCATCGGGTGAGGAACTTTCGCCGGTTGTTCCCGCGAACGAGTCGCTGCTTTGGCTGTTTGCCTTCAGTCTGATGCTCCCCGCATACACTCTGACGGGCTACGATGCATCCGCACATGTGTCGGAAGAAACCCGGAACGCGGAGCGATCGGTGCCCCGGGGGATCGTGCAATCGGTGTTGATCTCCGGAATCGCGGGTTGGATCATGCTCATCGCCATCATGTTGGCGATTCCCGACTTGCGAGACGCCGCCAATCAAGGCTCGGGTGCCGTCGTCTGGACCCTTCGCAACGTGTTGCCGCAACCGTTGGCGTTGGGATTGCTCCTGGCGATTATCTTGGCCCAATACTTGTGCGGACTGGCGACCATCACCTCGGCATCGCGGATGACCTATGCCTTTGCCCGCGATGGCGGACTGCCCGCATCGCGCTGGTTGGCGACTGTGAGTCCGATCCGCAAGACTCCCGGCCCGGCGATTTGGACCGTCGCAATTGCAATCATCGCCTTCACGTTATACACACCGGTGTATGACACCATCGCGCTGGTCTGCACCATCTTCCTCTATGTCTCGTATGTGCTTCCGACTGCACTTGGATTCCTTGCGCATGGCAAGCGCTGGAATCATTTCGGCCCATGGAATCTGGGACGCTGGTATCGACCGCTGGCGGGAATCGCGGTTCTCGGGTGCGGCGGCTTGATTGTGCTGGGCATGCAACCACCGAATGAGAAAGCGGGCACCACCTTGGCCATCGCAATCGGTCTGCTCGTGCTTGGCTGGTTCGGCTATGCCCGTCGCCATTTCCCCGGCCCGCCGGTATCGCTGCTCAAAGCGGAGCATGAATCGGCGAATCCGGAGAATCGGCAATTGTGA
- a CDS encoding alpha/beta fold hydrolase, whose product MRSWIVGLLGIGLVSSASGAEWELSIPPKEGEKYQSAAFRLWVPDHVPTLRALIIRQHGCGRAGLDHASDLQWQALAIKHRAALLGTHFIPQKECADWFVPTNGSERALADALAKFAQESKHPELPQLPMAIWGHSGGALWAMHYVARHPERMIAAVPRSQALVDLPEASMGVPVLLQYGEQEKTGRFEAVHRNSLASMQKNRPRGAVWASSIDPKSSHDCRRGRDLSIRFLDAALTARLPLADSPTAALRPVDRSRAWLGNPDTLAIFPADKYPGDANAASWLIDETFAKAWQTFGKTGELTDTTPPPAPIAVSVARDTNGGMRIRWLAVADLESGIRGFRVLRDGKEIAVVGSPKGRDNAQGLFQSWNYGDEAVPRNPSMTLFDRDGTTTSIYKVITVNRDGLESTATVGTEAK is encoded by the coding sequence ATGCGGAGTTGGATTGTCGGATTGCTCGGAATCGGGCTCGTCTCGTCGGCTTCGGGAGCAGAATGGGAATTGTCCATTCCGCCCAAAGAGGGCGAGAAATATCAGTCTGCGGCATTTCGCTTGTGGGTGCCGGATCATGTGCCGACGTTGCGAGCGTTGATTATTCGGCAACATGGCTGCGGTCGAGCGGGGCTGGACCATGCCAGCGATTTGCAATGGCAAGCGCTGGCGATCAAGCATAGGGCCGCGCTGCTGGGCACCCATTTCATCCCGCAGAAGGAGTGCGCAGATTGGTTTGTGCCGACCAATGGTTCGGAACGTGCGTTGGCAGATGCGCTGGCGAAATTCGCCCAGGAATCGAAGCATCCCGAACTGCCCCAGTTGCCGATGGCGATTTGGGGGCACTCGGGGGGAGCGCTGTGGGCGATGCACTACGTCGCTCGGCATCCCGAACGAATGATCGCCGCCGTGCCTCGATCGCAGGCATTGGTCGATCTGCCCGAAGCCTCAATGGGGGTGCCAGTGCTGCTGCAATATGGCGAGCAAGAGAAAACCGGCCGATTTGAAGCGGTGCATCGCAATTCGCTGGCGAGTATGCAGAAGAATCGGCCGCGCGGTGCGGTTTGGGCATCGTCGATCGATCCGAAATCGTCGCATGATTGTCGGCGTGGCCGCGATCTCTCCATTCGCTTTTTGGATGCTGCGCTCACGGCCCGCTTGCCGCTTGCGGATTCGCCCACGGCTGCGCTTCGTCCGGTGGATCGCAGTCGGGCATGGCTGGGAAATCCCGATACGCTAGCGATCTTTCCCGCAGACAAGTATCCCGGCGATGCCAATGCCGCCTCCTGGCTGATCGATGAGACGTTCGCCAAAGCCTGGCAGACATTCGGAAAAACCGGCGAACTGACGGATACCACGCCGCCACCCGCTCCGATAGCGGTGTCGGTCGCTCGCGATACCAATGGCGGAATGCGGATTCGCTGGTTGGCGGTGGCTGACTTGGAATCGGGCATTCGCGGGTTTCGAGTGCTGCGTGATGGCAAAGAAATCGCCGTGGTCGGCAGTCCCAAAGGCCGCGACAATGCGCAAGGGCTCTTTCAATCGTGGAACTATGGCGATGAAGCGGTCCCGCGAAATCCGAGCATGACGTTATTCGATCGGGACGGAACAACGACCTCGATCTACAAGGTCATCACGGTGAATCGAGATGGGTTGGAATCGACTGCGACGGTTGGCACCGAGGCCAAGTGA
- a CDS encoding alpha/beta hydrolase family protein, which yields MRSVRHVSIRSLVFVGSLLCGLSAAHAETFPTVDQLPSRPELPDPLKPTTGPIVRTVSEWEMQRRPELAKLISHYMYGQLPERMPVLAAVEMEDTKAYSGKATLRDITLRMGNADAPPVHLLLVIPNDGKKTHPIFVGMNFAGNHAATDHPKVRINPNWIYPKYPGVTDNRATEASRGSQVDVWAIDQAIARGYAVALVYSGDFDPDRTDLRGGYQPILRQKLGRPHGAADFSTIAVWAWGMSQVVSYVRELSEIDPARVAIVGHSRLGKTALLCGAFDDRVQVVISHQAGCGGSAPSRGKIGEPVERINTVFPHWFNDNFKTFNKSPDRLPFDQNCLAALVAPRSLLFSNAVKDTWANPDGQLEVLKSANSVWQLYGKAGIDSAAKPVMNELIGDRLGYFLRPGEHSMNRQDWKAFLDFADREFAKNPAKGE from the coding sequence ATGCGTTCGGTTCGTCACGTCTCCATTCGCTCGCTGGTCTTCGTGGGCAGCTTGCTTTGCGGGCTGTCTGCGGCTCATGCGGAAACCTTTCCCACGGTTGACCAACTTCCCAGTCGCCCGGAACTGCCCGACCCGCTGAAACCCACTACCGGGCCGATTGTCCGCACGGTTTCCGAGTGGGAAATGCAGCGTCGGCCCGAGTTGGCCAAACTCATCTCCCACTATATGTACGGCCAACTGCCCGAGCGGATGCCGGTGCTGGCCGCCGTGGAGATGGAGGATACCAAGGCGTATTCTGGCAAGGCGACACTCCGCGACATTACCCTGCGGATGGGTAATGCCGATGCGCCGCCGGTGCATCTGCTTCTGGTGATTCCCAATGATGGCAAGAAAACACATCCGATTTTCGTGGGGATGAATTTCGCAGGCAATCACGCGGCGACCGATCATCCCAAGGTGCGAATCAATCCCAACTGGATTTATCCGAAATATCCCGGCGTCACGGATAATCGTGCGACCGAAGCCAGCCGTGGCAGCCAAGTCGATGTCTGGGCGATCGATCAGGCGATCGCGCGCGGATATGCGGTGGCGTTAGTCTACTCCGGCGACTTTGACCCCGACCGCACCGACTTACGCGGCGGGTATCAGCCGATTTTGCGACAGAAACTCGGTCGACCGCACGGAGCCGCCGATTTCTCGACAATCGCGGTTTGGGCATGGGGGATGTCGCAAGTTGTGTCGTATGTCCGCGAATTATCCGAAATTGATCCCGCGCGGGTGGCGATTGTCGGACACTCCCGATTGGGCAAGACCGCTTTGCTATGTGGGGCGTTCGACGATCGAGTCCAAGTGGTGATCTCGCATCAAGCGGGGTGCGGCGGCTCCGCGCCGAGTCGTGGGAAAATCGGCGAACCCGTTGAACGCATCAACACCGTCTTCCCGCACTGGTTCAACGACAATTTCAAGACATTCAACAAATCCCCCGATCGACTGCCGTTCGATCAAAACTGCTTGGCGGCATTGGTCGCGCCGCGTTCGCTGCTGTTTTCCAACGCGGTCAAAGATACTTGGGCGAATCCGGACGGGCAGTTGGAGGTGCTGAAATCGGCCAATTCCGTCTGGCAATTGTACGGGAAGGCGGGCATTGATTCCGCGGCGAAACCCGTCATGAATGAGCTGATCGGCGATCGACTCGGCTATTTTCTCCGCCCGGGTGAGCATTCGATGAATCGGCAGGATTGGAAGGCATTTCTGGATTTCGCCGATCGCGAGTTCGCCAAAAATCCGGCCAAAGGAGAATGA
- the ggt gene encoding gamma-glutamyltransferase yields the protein MRLRTTVLAAWMVLVLTRSGEARPPAPDAPPRAATVAENGMVVCVSPIAADIGVEILKQGGTAVDAAVAVALAEAVTFPEAGNIGGGGFMLVQPPKGAEPTLFDYREKAPKASTPEMLASPTSWATPKAVGVPGTLRGLELAHQKYGKLPWKTLVEPAVRLARDGFPVSQALADGLNIVVQSKPNNPLFRQTFGKNGKGEWQAGDRFIQPDLAKTLTRVMEQGASEFYTGETAKLLAAEMQRSGGLITLEDLANYQAKQRTPIRSSYRGYEIISTPPPSAGGITLSLALNILETFPKAEHPRFSAETIHRMAESMKIAYSERAKYLGDPDFNSIPEHLTRKEHAEKLAKLIRPNAAIRSEALAPELNIPPESPSTTHFSIIDKDGMAVSNTYTLERSYGARIVVPGAGFLLNNEMTDFNIYPGVTDRTGKIGTMPNRIQPNKRMLSSMTPTILRKDGKVVLIVGSPGGRTITNTVMNIIVSVVDYDMEIQAAVASPRVHHQWLPNEIRMESLAKFPLEAQRLRAIGHQLTGHNQGDAHSIWVDPKTGKYHGASDHRIEGKAAGY from the coding sequence ATGCGACTGCGAACAACCGTCTTGGCTGCGTGGATGGTGCTGGTTCTGACACGCTCGGGGGAGGCCCGCCCACCCGCGCCGGATGCGCCGCCACGAGCCGCGACGGTCGCTGAAAATGGCATGGTGGTGTGTGTGTCGCCCATCGCCGCCGATATCGGGGTGGAGATTCTCAAGCAGGGTGGCACGGCAGTGGATGCGGCGGTTGCGGTCGCGTTGGCCGAAGCGGTGACGTTTCCCGAAGCCGGAAATATCGGCGGCGGTGGATTTATGCTCGTGCAACCGCCCAAGGGTGCCGAACCGACACTGTTCGACTATCGGGAAAAGGCACCGAAAGCTTCGACTCCCGAAATGCTGGCGAGTCCCACTAGTTGGGCCACGCCGAAAGCGGTGGGCGTGCCGGGGACGCTTCGCGGGTTGGAATTGGCGCACCAAAAATATGGTAAACTCCCCTGGAAGACGCTGGTGGAACCGGCGGTTCGACTGGCCCGCGATGGCTTTCCCGTCAGTCAAGCGCTGGCAGATGGTTTGAATATCGTTGTGCAATCGAAACCGAATAACCCCTTATTCCGGCAGACCTTCGGGAAAAACGGCAAAGGCGAATGGCAGGCCGGCGATCGATTCATCCAGCCGGATTTGGCGAAGACATTGACCCGCGTGATGGAGCAGGGAGCGAGCGAATTCTATACTGGCGAAACCGCCAAGTTGTTGGCCGCCGAGATGCAACGCAGCGGGGGACTGATTACGCTCGAAGATTTGGCGAACTATCAGGCCAAACAACGCACGCCGATCCGCAGCTCGTATCGGGGGTACGAAATCATCTCCACGCCACCGCCGAGCGCGGGTGGAATCACGCTGTCATTGGCGTTGAACATCCTGGAGACGTTCCCGAAGGCCGAGCATCCACGATTCTCCGCCGAAACCATCCATCGGATGGCCGAGTCGATGAAGATTGCGTACAGTGAGCGCGCAAAATATCTGGGCGATCCCGATTTCAATTCGATTCCCGAACATCTAACGCGCAAAGAACATGCCGAGAAGTTGGCGAAACTCATTCGACCCAATGCTGCGATTCGCAGCGAAGCGTTGGCACCCGAGCTGAACATTCCGCCGGAAAGCCCGTCCACCACACACTTTTCGATCATCGACAAAGACGGAATGGCAGTCTCCAACACCTACACGCTTGAGCGAAGTTACGGCGCTCGCATCGTGGTACCCGGGGCGGGATTTCTGCTGAATAACGAAATGACCGACTTCAACATCTACCCCGGTGTCACCGATCGCACGGGCAAGATTGGTACGATGCCCAACCGCATTCAGCCGAACAAGCGAATGTTGTCGTCGATGACCCCGACGATTCTGCGAAAAGATGGCAAAGTCGTGCTGATCGTCGGGAGTCCCGGTGGGCGAACCATCACGAATACCGTCATGAATATCATCGTTAGCGTCGTTGATTATGACATGGAGATTCAAGCGGCAGTCGCCTCGCCACGGGTTCATCATCAGTGGTTGCCGAATGAAATCCGCATGGAATCGCTGGCGAAGTTTCCGTTGGAAGCGCAACGGCTTCGCGCGATTGGCCATCAACTGACGGGGCACAATCAGGGCGATGCCCATAGCATTTGGGTGGATCCAAAGACCGGGAAGTATCACGGTGCATCGGACCATCGCATTGAAGGGAAAGCCGCGGGTTATTGA
- a CDS encoding alpha-ketoglutarate-dependent dioxygenase AlkB family protein — MTAWQRYSLADGGEIGFIPDFLAPAEAESLLQSLLHDTPWEQHFFFGKPIPRLTAWYGDAGVTYRYSGIQHNPEHWTQPLIQLRDAISENGSADGLDASFNSVLLNRYRNGQDSVAFHADNEPELGQNPIIASLSLGAVRRFRLRHVSTRETMTMNLTSGSLLWMFGTLQHHWEHALPKTNLSVGERVNLTFRRTNVRLPQLREG, encoded by the coding sequence ATGACCGCGTGGCAGCGGTATTCGCTTGCCGATGGTGGGGAAATCGGGTTCATTCCCGATTTTCTCGCTCCCGCCGAGGCGGAGTCGCTCTTGCAATCGTTGCTCCATGACACGCCTTGGGAACAGCATTTCTTCTTCGGGAAACCGATTCCCCGACTCACGGCTTGGTATGGTGATGCGGGGGTAACGTATCGCTATTCTGGCATCCAGCACAATCCTGAGCACTGGACGCAACCCTTGATTCAGCTTCGAGATGCGATCTCGGAGAACGGATCGGCGGATGGGTTGGATGCATCGTTCAATAGCGTCCTGCTCAATCGTTATCGGAATGGTCAAGATTCGGTCGCCTTTCATGCGGACAATGAGCCGGAACTGGGGCAAAATCCCATCATCGCATCGCTTTCCTTGGGAGCGGTGCGCCGATTCCGCTTGCGGCATGTCTCGACACGCGAGACGATGACCATGAATTTGACATCCGGCTCGCTCCTGTGGATGTTTGGCACGCTCCAACATCATTGGGAACATGCGTTGCCGAAAACGAACCTCTCCGTGGGTGAGCGTGTGAATCTCACCTTTCGCAGGACGAACGTCCGATTGCCACAATTGAGAGAAGGATGA